A single genomic interval of Candidatus Thermoplasmatota archaeon harbors:
- a CDS encoding phosphoribosylanthranilate isomerase: protein MKVKICGNQAAEHVRGALAADALGFVVASPRSQRNLLLAQAAALVRSVPPFVETVAVTAAQTEPEVWRIAREINPSAIQLQGWTDVAALRRLRGAIGQRLIVGVAVTGDDAVERARALAPHCDAILLDSAKEGRIGGTGTTHDWSLSRRIRDALHPFPVVLAGGLSPDNVGDAIAAVEPWAVDVASGVEAGGKRSDALVARFLEEARRAAR, encoded by the coding sequence GTGAAGGTCAAGATCTGCGGGAACCAGGCCGCCGAGCACGTCCGAGGGGCGCTTGCCGCCGACGCGCTCGGTTTCGTCGTGGCCTCGCCGCGCTCCCAACGGAACCTCCTCCTCGCGCAAGCCGCCGCGCTCGTGCGGAGCGTGCCCCCGTTCGTCGAGACGGTCGCCGTCACGGCCGCCCAGACCGAGCCGGAGGTCTGGCGCATCGCCCGCGAGATCAACCCCTCGGCGATCCAGCTTCAGGGGTGGACCGACGTCGCGGCATTGCGTCGCCTGCGAGGCGCGATCGGGCAGCGCCTGATCGTGGGCGTCGCCGTCACGGGCGACGACGCCGTCGAGCGCGCTCGTGCGCTTGCGCCCCACTGCGACGCGATCCTCCTCGACAGCGCCAAGGAGGGGCGCATCGGCGGCACGGGGACGACGCACGACTGGAGCCTGAGCCGCCGCATCCGCGATGCGCTGCACCCCTTCCCCGTCGTGCTGGCGGGGGGCCTCTCGCCGGACAACGTCGGGGACGCGATCGCGGCCGTCGAGCCGTGGGCCGTGGACGTCGCCTCGGGCGTGGAGGCGGGGGGCAAGCGGTCCGACGCGCTCGTCGCGCGCTTCCTCGAGGAGGCCCGTCGTGCCGCGCGGTAG